The sequence TGCCGAAGTTGGTTGCGGTGCTGGTTGGCGATAATCCTGCGTCCCAGGTGTATGTGCGCAACAAAGGCAAGACGTGCATGGAACTCGGTATGGATAATGAGACAATTACTATGCCCGCAGATACAAATGAAAAAGCGTTGCTGGAGCTGATTCATAAACTTAATAATGA is a genomic window of bacterium containing:
- a CDS encoding bifunctional 5,10-methylene-tetrahydrofolate dehydrogenase/5,10-methylene-tetrahydrofolate cyclohydrolase (catalyzes the formation of 5,10-methenyltetrahydrofolate from 5,10-methylenetetrahydrofolate and subsequent formation of 10-formyltetrahydrofolate from 5,10-methenyltetrahydrofolate) codes for the protein MKKVSAFIIDGKKIAEDIKAEIKIEVAHLKTQNIVPKLVAVLVGDNPASQVYVRNKGKTCMELGMDNETITMPADTNEKALLELIHKLNN